In one Hypomesus transpacificus isolate Combined female chromosome 18, fHypTra1, whole genome shotgun sequence genomic region, the following are encoded:
- the phc2a gene encoding polyhomeotic-like protein 2 isoform X3, whose product MYAAQQQHLMLQTAAQQQHLMLQTAAQQQHLMLQTAAQQQHLMLQTAAQQQHLSSAQLQSLAAVQQASMMAGRQSSNENSNTTQQTGIAQTTINLATPTTSAQLINRAQCVSSAPTSIPRQAVLLGNACSQALTASQAQMYLRAQMLIFTPSAAVTAVQSEASAQFSNRPSACAQVQNLDIHSQQGTLSTCPSTLTSSSTSSSCAQLQGLCLKQTSTGSQLSLPAAHFRSPAQGPGQRASPQGVSSGGGQKAEGPLELTHLVSVSRSLTAVSSHPLISPAYTQIQTHQLLQQHKQQQFVIQQQQQSHPPQRSQAAVLHTTSLNTHTQGQTVQDLAIHLQGQTHSRQGPVPVLPKIPVPSQQTTIFHATVTPKVLAHNGSTQTQNGSSCTQNDSRPTPSQSQAGQPSAKPLQQAAVNLQIEPQYPIQDSANKVMSKLELAMDHSSTPFNQQLTMKSSQEGTTRELGPDTLSKPIIHPEADKGGVERLNAKPPGACSAPVMTSGNGNNAPTVTGSTPQNGESKPPQAIVKPQILTHVIEGFVIQEGAEPFPVERPSFLIENLKKQKLTHINTTDSEMEDLSQQDLKQQQQEEPMLTCELCGRVDFAYIFKRSKRFCSTVCAKRYNVGCTKRVGLFPNRNTTMEKLKKQRASNGNNQNTSLESKKQTTAAKQPAGGSLSSVHAGQGESGHFSDMSSYDGPPSPLSAASSGTLRVQTGRGPERLESCGRQLPLLSQHFLPSDPGKWNVEHVYEFICSLPGCLEIAEEFRSQEIDGQALLLLKEDHLMGTMNIKLGPALKIFAQISMLRDS is encoded by the exons ATGTACGCAGCCCAGCAGCAACACCTCATGCTGCAAACAGCAGCCCAGCAGCAACACCTCATGCTGCAAACAGCAGCCCAGCAGCAACACCTCATGCTGCAAACAGCAGCCCAGCAGCAACACCTCATGCTGCAAACAGCAGCCCAGCAGCAACACCTGAGCAGTGCTCAGCTCCAGAGTCTAGCAGCAGTGCAGCAG GCAAGCATGATGGCCGGAAGACAGAGCTCCAATGAAAATAGTAACACAACTCAACAGACAGGAATCGCACAGACCACT ATCAACCTGGCCACACCTACAACATCAGCCCAGCTAATCAACAGAGCCCAGTGTGTTAGCTCCGCCCCCACGTCCATCCCTCGGCAAGCAGTGCTCTTGGGTAATGCCTGCAGCCAGGCCCTAACAGCAAGCCAGGCTCAGATGTATCTGCGGGCTCAGATG CTTATTTTCACCCCAAGTGCAGCTGTTACTGCTGTCCAGTCTGAGGCTTCAGCCCAGTTTTCCAACCGACCGTCTGCTTGTGCACAG GTCCAGAACCTTGACATCCACAGCCAGCAGGGGACTCTCTCaacctgcccctccaccctcacctcctcctccacttcctcctcctgtgcTCAACTCCAGGGCCTGTGTCTAAAGCAAACCTCTACAGGGTCTCAGCTCTCCCTACCGGCTGCCCACTTCAGGAGCCCTGCCCAAGGGCCGGGACAAAGGGCGAGTCCCCAGGGTGTCTCCTCAGGCGGAGGGCAGAAAGCAGAGGGTCCACTGGAGCTGACACACCTGGTGAGCGTGAGCCGCAGTTTGACGGCTGTTAGTAGCCATCCCCTCATCAGCCCAG CATATACCCAGATCCAGACTCACCAACTACTTCAACAGCATAAGCAACAGCAGTTTGTGatccagcagcagcaacagtctCATCCACCCCAGAGGAGCCAGGCCGCAGTGCTTCACACAACGTCCCTTAATACCCACACACAGGGCCAGACGGTGCAAGACCTGGCTATCCATCTCCAGGGTCAGACCCATTCCAGACAAGGTCCAGTCCCTGTGCTTCCAAAAATACCTGTCCCCAGCCAGCAGACCACTATCTTCCATGCAACTGTTACCCCTAAGGTGCTAGCCCATAATGGTTCAACCCAAACCCAGAATGGATCATCTTGTACCCAGAATGACAGCAGACCCACCCCTTCCCAGAGCCAGGCTGGTCAGCCTAGTGCCAAACCTCTGCAGCAGGCTGCAGTCAATCTTCAGATCGAGCCACAATATCCAATCCAG GACAGTGCCAATAAAGTGATGTCCAAACTTGAGCTAGCCATGGACCACAGCTCAACTCCATTTAACCAGCAGCTAACCATGAAATCTAGTCAGGAGGGCACCACTAGAGAACTTGGTCCAGATACCCTGAGCAAACCAATCATTCACCCTGAAG CAGATAAGGGGGGCGTCGAGAGGCTGAATGCGAAACCACCAGGTGCGTGCTCAGCCCCAGTCATGACATCGGGGAATGGGAACAATGCGCCCACGGTGACTGGCAGCACCCCACAGAATGGCGAGAGCAAACCCCCCCAGGCCATAGTCAAGCCTCAGATCCTAACCCACGTTATAGAAGGATTCGTTATCCAGGAAGGAGCCGAGCCTTTCCCT GTGGAACGTCCCTCGTTTCTGATCGAGAACCTGAAGAAGCAGAAGCTGACCCACATCAATACCACAGACTCTGAGATGGAGGACCTGTCTCAGCAAG atctgaagcagcagcagcaggaagagCCCATGCTGACCTGTGAGCTGTGTGGCAGAGTTGACTTTGCCTACATCTTCAAGAGGTCCAAGAGGTTCTGCTCCACAGTGTGTGCCAAAAG GTACAACGTGGGGTGCACAAAGAGAGTGGGCCTGTTTCCCAATCGAAATACCACAATGGAGAAACTAAAGAAACAGAGGGCATCCAATGGAAACAACCAGAATACCAGCTTGGAGTCCAAAAaacag ACTACTGCTGCCAAGCAACCAGCTGGTGGCTCTTTGTCGTCTGTCCATGCCGGTCAGGGGGAGTCCGGCCATTTCTCAGACATGTCAAGTTATGACGGTCCTCCTTCTCCACTGTCTGCTGCCAGCTCTGGTACCCTGCGGGTGCAGACGGGCAGAGGGCCTGAGCGCTTAGAGAGTTGTGGGAGAcagctgcccctcctctcccaacaCTTCCTGCCCAGTGACCCTGGAAAGTGGAACGTAGAACATGTGTATGAGTTCATCTGCTCACTGCCAG GTTGCTTGGAGATTGCTGAAGAGTTCCGTTCTCAGGAAATCGATGGCCAAGCCTTATTGCTGCTGAAAGAGGACCACTTAATGGGGACCATGAACATCAAATTGGGACCAGCGCTCAAGATCTTCGCTCAAATCAGCATGCTCAGAGACTCGTAG
- the phc2a gene encoding polyhomeotic-like protein 2 isoform X1, producing the protein MQNEQGPSASSEGITTPSITSVAASIVTTTSMGSPTVSQISVYGGIPDRQTVQVIQQALHRQPSTAAQYLQQMYAAQQQHLMLQTAAQQQHLMLQTAAQQQHLMLQTAAQQQHLMLQTAAQQQHLSSAQLQSLAAVQQASMMAGRQSSNENSNTTQQTGIAQTTINLATPTTSAQLINRAQCVSSAPTSIPRQAVLLGNACSQALTASQAQMYLRAQMLIFTPSAAVTAVQSEASAQFSNRPSACAQVQNLDIHSQQGTLSTCPSTLTSSSTSSSCAQLQGLCLKQTSTGSQLSLPAAHFRSPAQGPGQRASPQGVSSGGGQKAEGPLELTHLVSVSRSLTAVSSHPLISPAYTQIQTHQLLQQHKQQQFVIQQQQQSHPPQRSQAAVLHTTSLNTHTQGQTVQDLAIHLQGQTHSRQGPVPVLPKIPVPSQQTTIFHATVTPKVLAHNGSTQTQNGSSCTQNDSRPTPSQSQAGQPSAKPLQQAAVNLQIEPQYPIQDSANKVMSKLELAMDHSSTPFNQQLTMKSSQEGTTRELGPDTLSKPIIHPEADKGGVERLNAKPPGACSAPVMTSGNGNNAPTVTGSTPQNGESKPPQAIVKPQILTHVIEGFVIQEGAEPFPVERPSFLIENLKKQKLTHINTTDSEMEDLSQQDLKQQQQEEPMLTCELCGRVDFAYIFKRSKRFCSTVCAKRYNVGCTKRVGLFPNRNTTMEKLKKQRASNGNNQNTSLESKKQTTAAKQPAGGSLSSVHAGQGESGHFSDMSSYDGPPSPLSAASSGTLRVQTGRGPERLESCGRQLPLLSQHFLPSDPGKWNVEHVYEFICSLPGCLEIAEEFRSQEIDGQALLLLKEDHLMGTMNIKLGPALKIFAQISMLRDS; encoded by the exons ATGCAGAATGAGCAGGGCCCATCAGCCTCTAGTGAAGGCATTACAACTCCCAGTATCACCAGTGTGGCAGCCAGTATTGTCACTACTACCAGCATGGGGAGCCCTACTGTGTCCCAAATCTCAGTCTATGGAGGGATTCCTGACAGACAAACTGTTCAG GTGATCCAGCAGGCCCTGCACAGGCAGCCCAGTACTGCAGCTCAGTACCTGCAGCAGATGTACGCAGCCCAGCAGCAACACCTCATGCTGCAAACAGCAGCCCAGCAGCAACACCTCATGCTGCAAACAGCAGCCCAGCAGCAACACCTCATGCTGCAAACAGCAGCCCAGCAGCAACACCTCATGCTGCAAACAGCAGCCCAGCAGCAACACCTGAGCAGTGCTCAGCTCCAGAGTCTAGCAGCAGTGCAGCAG GCAAGCATGATGGCCGGAAGACAGAGCTCCAATGAAAATAGTAACACAACTCAACAGACAGGAATCGCACAGACCACT ATCAACCTGGCCACACCTACAACATCAGCCCAGCTAATCAACAGAGCCCAGTGTGTTAGCTCCGCCCCCACGTCCATCCCTCGGCAAGCAGTGCTCTTGGGTAATGCCTGCAGCCAGGCCCTAACAGCAAGCCAGGCTCAGATGTATCTGCGGGCTCAGATG CTTATTTTCACCCCAAGTGCAGCTGTTACTGCTGTCCAGTCTGAGGCTTCAGCCCAGTTTTCCAACCGACCGTCTGCTTGTGCACAG GTCCAGAACCTTGACATCCACAGCCAGCAGGGGACTCTCTCaacctgcccctccaccctcacctcctcctccacttcctcctcctgtgcTCAACTCCAGGGCCTGTGTCTAAAGCAAACCTCTACAGGGTCTCAGCTCTCCCTACCGGCTGCCCACTTCAGGAGCCCTGCCCAAGGGCCGGGACAAAGGGCGAGTCCCCAGGGTGTCTCCTCAGGCGGAGGGCAGAAAGCAGAGGGTCCACTGGAGCTGACACACCTGGTGAGCGTGAGCCGCAGTTTGACGGCTGTTAGTAGCCATCCCCTCATCAGCCCAG CATATACCCAGATCCAGACTCACCAACTACTTCAACAGCATAAGCAACAGCAGTTTGTGatccagcagcagcaacagtctCATCCACCCCAGAGGAGCCAGGCCGCAGTGCTTCACACAACGTCCCTTAATACCCACACACAGGGCCAGACGGTGCAAGACCTGGCTATCCATCTCCAGGGTCAGACCCATTCCAGACAAGGTCCAGTCCCTGTGCTTCCAAAAATACCTGTCCCCAGCCAGCAGACCACTATCTTCCATGCAACTGTTACCCCTAAGGTGCTAGCCCATAATGGTTCAACCCAAACCCAGAATGGATCATCTTGTACCCAGAATGACAGCAGACCCACCCCTTCCCAGAGCCAGGCTGGTCAGCCTAGTGCCAAACCTCTGCAGCAGGCTGCAGTCAATCTTCAGATCGAGCCACAATATCCAATCCAG GACAGTGCCAATAAAGTGATGTCCAAACTTGAGCTAGCCATGGACCACAGCTCAACTCCATTTAACCAGCAGCTAACCATGAAATCTAGTCAGGAGGGCACCACTAGAGAACTTGGTCCAGATACCCTGAGCAAACCAATCATTCACCCTGAAG CAGATAAGGGGGGCGTCGAGAGGCTGAATGCGAAACCACCAGGTGCGTGCTCAGCCCCAGTCATGACATCGGGGAATGGGAACAATGCGCCCACGGTGACTGGCAGCACCCCACAGAATGGCGAGAGCAAACCCCCCCAGGCCATAGTCAAGCCTCAGATCCTAACCCACGTTATAGAAGGATTCGTTATCCAGGAAGGAGCCGAGCCTTTCCCT GTGGAACGTCCCTCGTTTCTGATCGAGAACCTGAAGAAGCAGAAGCTGACCCACATCAATACCACAGACTCTGAGATGGAGGACCTGTCTCAGCAAG atctgaagcagcagcagcaggaagagCCCATGCTGACCTGTGAGCTGTGTGGCAGAGTTGACTTTGCCTACATCTTCAAGAGGTCCAAGAGGTTCTGCTCCACAGTGTGTGCCAAAAG GTACAACGTGGGGTGCACAAAGAGAGTGGGCCTGTTTCCCAATCGAAATACCACAATGGAGAAACTAAAGAAACAGAGGGCATCCAATGGAAACAACCAGAATACCAGCTTGGAGTCCAAAAaacag ACTACTGCTGCCAAGCAACCAGCTGGTGGCTCTTTGTCGTCTGTCCATGCCGGTCAGGGGGAGTCCGGCCATTTCTCAGACATGTCAAGTTATGACGGTCCTCCTTCTCCACTGTCTGCTGCCAGCTCTGGTACCCTGCGGGTGCAGACGGGCAGAGGGCCTGAGCGCTTAGAGAGTTGTGGGAGAcagctgcccctcctctcccaacaCTTCCTGCCCAGTGACCCTGGAAAGTGGAACGTAGAACATGTGTATGAGTTCATCTGCTCACTGCCAG GTTGCTTGGAGATTGCTGAAGAGTTCCGTTCTCAGGAAATCGATGGCCAAGCCTTATTGCTGCTGAAAGAGGACCACTTAATGGGGACCATGAACATCAAATTGGGACCAGCGCTCAAGATCTTCGCTCAAATCAGCATGCTCAGAGACTCGTAG
- the phc2a gene encoding polyhomeotic-like protein 2 isoform X4, translating to MMAGRQSSNENSNTTQQTGIAQTTINLATPTTSAQLINRAQCVSSAPTSIPRQAVLLGNACSQALTASQAQMYLRAQMLIFTPSAAVTAVQSEASAQFSNRPSACAQVQNLDIHSQQGTLSTCPSTLTSSSTSSSCAQLQGLCLKQTSTGSQLSLPAAHFRSPAQGPGQRASPQGVSSGGGQKAEGPLELTHLVSVSRSLTAVSSHPLISPAYTQIQTHQLLQQHKQQQFVIQQQQQSHPPQRSQAAVLHTTSLNTHTQGQTVQDLAIHLQGQTHSRQGPVPVLPKIPVPSQQTTIFHATVTPKVLAHNGSTQTQNGSSCTQNDSRPTPSQSQAGQPSAKPLQQAAVNLQIEPQYPIQDSANKVMSKLELAMDHSSTPFNQQLTMKSSQEGTTRELGPDTLSKPIIHPEADKGGVERLNAKPPGACSAPVMTSGNGNNAPTVTGSTPQNGESKPPQAIVKPQILTHVIEGFVIQEGAEPFPVERPSFLIENLKKQKLTHINTTDSEMEDLSQQDLKQQQQEEPMLTCELCGRVDFAYIFKRSKRFCSTVCAKRYNVGCTKRVGLFPNRNTTMEKLKKQRASNGNNQNTSLESKKQTTAAKQPAGGSLSSVHAGQGESGHFSDMSSYDGPPSPLSAASSGTLRVQTGRGPERLESCGRQLPLLSQHFLPSDPGKWNVEHVYEFICSLPGCLEIAEEFRSQEIDGQALLLLKEDHLMGTMNIKLGPALKIFAQISMLRDS from the exons ATGATGGCCGGAAGACAGAGCTCCAATGAAAATAGTAACACAACTCAACAGACAGGAATCGCACAGACCACT ATCAACCTGGCCACACCTACAACATCAGCCCAGCTAATCAACAGAGCCCAGTGTGTTAGCTCCGCCCCCACGTCCATCCCTCGGCAAGCAGTGCTCTTGGGTAATGCCTGCAGCCAGGCCCTAACAGCAAGCCAGGCTCAGATGTATCTGCGGGCTCAGATG CTTATTTTCACCCCAAGTGCAGCTGTTACTGCTGTCCAGTCTGAGGCTTCAGCCCAGTTTTCCAACCGACCGTCTGCTTGTGCACAG GTCCAGAACCTTGACATCCACAGCCAGCAGGGGACTCTCTCaacctgcccctccaccctcacctcctcctccacttcctcctcctgtgcTCAACTCCAGGGCCTGTGTCTAAAGCAAACCTCTACAGGGTCTCAGCTCTCCCTACCGGCTGCCCACTTCAGGAGCCCTGCCCAAGGGCCGGGACAAAGGGCGAGTCCCCAGGGTGTCTCCTCAGGCGGAGGGCAGAAAGCAGAGGGTCCACTGGAGCTGACACACCTGGTGAGCGTGAGCCGCAGTTTGACGGCTGTTAGTAGCCATCCCCTCATCAGCCCAG CATATACCCAGATCCAGACTCACCAACTACTTCAACAGCATAAGCAACAGCAGTTTGTGatccagcagcagcaacagtctCATCCACCCCAGAGGAGCCAGGCCGCAGTGCTTCACACAACGTCCCTTAATACCCACACACAGGGCCAGACGGTGCAAGACCTGGCTATCCATCTCCAGGGTCAGACCCATTCCAGACAAGGTCCAGTCCCTGTGCTTCCAAAAATACCTGTCCCCAGCCAGCAGACCACTATCTTCCATGCAACTGTTACCCCTAAGGTGCTAGCCCATAATGGTTCAACCCAAACCCAGAATGGATCATCTTGTACCCAGAATGACAGCAGACCCACCCCTTCCCAGAGCCAGGCTGGTCAGCCTAGTGCCAAACCTCTGCAGCAGGCTGCAGTCAATCTTCAGATCGAGCCACAATATCCAATCCAG GACAGTGCCAATAAAGTGATGTCCAAACTTGAGCTAGCCATGGACCACAGCTCAACTCCATTTAACCAGCAGCTAACCATGAAATCTAGTCAGGAGGGCACCACTAGAGAACTTGGTCCAGATACCCTGAGCAAACCAATCATTCACCCTGAAG CAGATAAGGGGGGCGTCGAGAGGCTGAATGCGAAACCACCAGGTGCGTGCTCAGCCCCAGTCATGACATCGGGGAATGGGAACAATGCGCCCACGGTGACTGGCAGCACCCCACAGAATGGCGAGAGCAAACCCCCCCAGGCCATAGTCAAGCCTCAGATCCTAACCCACGTTATAGAAGGATTCGTTATCCAGGAAGGAGCCGAGCCTTTCCCT GTGGAACGTCCCTCGTTTCTGATCGAGAACCTGAAGAAGCAGAAGCTGACCCACATCAATACCACAGACTCTGAGATGGAGGACCTGTCTCAGCAAG atctgaagcagcagcagcaggaagagCCCATGCTGACCTGTGAGCTGTGTGGCAGAGTTGACTTTGCCTACATCTTCAAGAGGTCCAAGAGGTTCTGCTCCACAGTGTGTGCCAAAAG GTACAACGTGGGGTGCACAAAGAGAGTGGGCCTGTTTCCCAATCGAAATACCACAATGGAGAAACTAAAGAAACAGAGGGCATCCAATGGAAACAACCAGAATACCAGCTTGGAGTCCAAAAaacag ACTACTGCTGCCAAGCAACCAGCTGGTGGCTCTTTGTCGTCTGTCCATGCCGGTCAGGGGGAGTCCGGCCATTTCTCAGACATGTCAAGTTATGACGGTCCTCCTTCTCCACTGTCTGCTGCCAGCTCTGGTACCCTGCGGGTGCAGACGGGCAGAGGGCCTGAGCGCTTAGAGAGTTGTGGGAGAcagctgcccctcctctcccaacaCTTCCTGCCCAGTGACCCTGGAAAGTGGAACGTAGAACATGTGTATGAGTTCATCTGCTCACTGCCAG GTTGCTTGGAGATTGCTGAAGAGTTCCGTTCTCAGGAAATCGATGGCCAAGCCTTATTGCTGCTGAAAGAGGACCACTTAATGGGGACCATGAACATCAAATTGGGACCAGCGCTCAAGATCTTCGCTCAAATCAGCATGCTCAGAGACTCGTAG
- the phc2a gene encoding polyhomeotic-like protein 2 isoform X2, whose translation MQNEQGPSASSEGITTPSITSVAASIVTTTSMGSPTVSQISVYGGIPDRQTVQVIQQALHRQPSTAAQYLQQMYAAQQQHLMLQTAAQQQHLMLQTAAQQQHLMLQTAAQQQHLMLQTAAQQQHLSSAQLQSLAAVQQASMMAGRQSSNENSNTTQQTGIAQTTINLATPTTSAQLINRAQCVSSAPTSIPRQAVLLGNACSQALTASQAQMYLRAQMLIFTPSAAVTAVQSEASAQFSNRPSACAQVQNLDIHSQQGTLSTCPSTLTSSSTSSSCAQLQGLCLKQTSTGSQLSLPAAHFRSPAQGPGQRASPQGVSSGGGQKAEGPLELTHLVSVSRSLTAVSSHPLISPAYTQIQTHQLLQQHKQQQFVIQQQQQSHPPQRSQAAVLHTTSLNTHTQGQTVQDLAIHLQGQTHSRQGPVPVLPKIPVPSQQTTIFHATVTPKVLAHNGSTQTQNGSSCTQNDSRPTPSQSQAGQPSAKPLQQAAVNLQIEPQYPIQDSANKVMSKLELAMDHSSTPFNQQLTMKSSQEGTTRELGPDTLSKPIIHPEDKGGVERLNAKPPGACSAPVMTSGNGNNAPTVTGSTPQNGESKPPQAIVKPQILTHVIEGFVIQEGAEPFPVERPSFLIENLKKQKLTHINTTDSEMEDLSQQDLKQQQQEEPMLTCELCGRVDFAYIFKRSKRFCSTVCAKRYNVGCTKRVGLFPNRNTTMEKLKKQRASNGNNQNTSLESKKQTTAAKQPAGGSLSSVHAGQGESGHFSDMSSYDGPPSPLSAASSGTLRVQTGRGPERLESCGRQLPLLSQHFLPSDPGKWNVEHVYEFICSLPGCLEIAEEFRSQEIDGQALLLLKEDHLMGTMNIKLGPALKIFAQISMLRDS comes from the exons ATGCAGAATGAGCAGGGCCCATCAGCCTCTAGTGAAGGCATTACAACTCCCAGTATCACCAGTGTGGCAGCCAGTATTGTCACTACTACCAGCATGGGGAGCCCTACTGTGTCCCAAATCTCAGTCTATGGAGGGATTCCTGACAGACAAACTGTTCAG GTGATCCAGCAGGCCCTGCACAGGCAGCCCAGTACTGCAGCTCAGTACCTGCAGCAGATGTACGCAGCCCAGCAGCAACACCTCATGCTGCAAACAGCAGCCCAGCAGCAACACCTCATGCTGCAAACAGCAGCCCAGCAGCAACACCTCATGCTGCAAACAGCAGCCCAGCAGCAACACCTCATGCTGCAAACAGCAGCCCAGCAGCAACACCTGAGCAGTGCTCAGCTCCAGAGTCTAGCAGCAGTGCAGCAG GCAAGCATGATGGCCGGAAGACAGAGCTCCAATGAAAATAGTAACACAACTCAACAGACAGGAATCGCACAGACCACT ATCAACCTGGCCACACCTACAACATCAGCCCAGCTAATCAACAGAGCCCAGTGTGTTAGCTCCGCCCCCACGTCCATCCCTCGGCAAGCAGTGCTCTTGGGTAATGCCTGCAGCCAGGCCCTAACAGCAAGCCAGGCTCAGATGTATCTGCGGGCTCAGATG CTTATTTTCACCCCAAGTGCAGCTGTTACTGCTGTCCAGTCTGAGGCTTCAGCCCAGTTTTCCAACCGACCGTCTGCTTGTGCACAG GTCCAGAACCTTGACATCCACAGCCAGCAGGGGACTCTCTCaacctgcccctccaccctcacctcctcctccacttcctcctcctgtgcTCAACTCCAGGGCCTGTGTCTAAAGCAAACCTCTACAGGGTCTCAGCTCTCCCTACCGGCTGCCCACTTCAGGAGCCCTGCCCAAGGGCCGGGACAAAGGGCGAGTCCCCAGGGTGTCTCCTCAGGCGGAGGGCAGAAAGCAGAGGGTCCACTGGAGCTGACACACCTGGTGAGCGTGAGCCGCAGTTTGACGGCTGTTAGTAGCCATCCCCTCATCAGCCCAG CATATACCCAGATCCAGACTCACCAACTACTTCAACAGCATAAGCAACAGCAGTTTGTGatccagcagcagcaacagtctCATCCACCCCAGAGGAGCCAGGCCGCAGTGCTTCACACAACGTCCCTTAATACCCACACACAGGGCCAGACGGTGCAAGACCTGGCTATCCATCTCCAGGGTCAGACCCATTCCAGACAAGGTCCAGTCCCTGTGCTTCCAAAAATACCTGTCCCCAGCCAGCAGACCACTATCTTCCATGCAACTGTTACCCCTAAGGTGCTAGCCCATAATGGTTCAACCCAAACCCAGAATGGATCATCTTGTACCCAGAATGACAGCAGACCCACCCCTTCCCAGAGCCAGGCTGGTCAGCCTAGTGCCAAACCTCTGCAGCAGGCTGCAGTCAATCTTCAGATCGAGCCACAATATCCAATCCAG GACAGTGCCAATAAAGTGATGTCCAAACTTGAGCTAGCCATGGACCACAGCTCAACTCCATTTAACCAGCAGCTAACCATGAAATCTAGTCAGGAGGGCACCACTAGAGAACTTGGTCCAGATACCCTGAGCAAACCAATCATTCACCCTGAAG ATAAGGGGGGCGTCGAGAGGCTGAATGCGAAACCACCAGGTGCGTGCTCAGCCCCAGTCATGACATCGGGGAATGGGAACAATGCGCCCACGGTGACTGGCAGCACCCCACAGAATGGCGAGAGCAAACCCCCCCAGGCCATAGTCAAGCCTCAGATCCTAACCCACGTTATAGAAGGATTCGTTATCCAGGAAGGAGCCGAGCCTTTCCCT GTGGAACGTCCCTCGTTTCTGATCGAGAACCTGAAGAAGCAGAAGCTGACCCACATCAATACCACAGACTCTGAGATGGAGGACCTGTCTCAGCAAG atctgaagcagcagcagcaggaagagCCCATGCTGACCTGTGAGCTGTGTGGCAGAGTTGACTTTGCCTACATCTTCAAGAGGTCCAAGAGGTTCTGCTCCACAGTGTGTGCCAAAAG GTACAACGTGGGGTGCACAAAGAGAGTGGGCCTGTTTCCCAATCGAAATACCACAATGGAGAAACTAAAGAAACAGAGGGCATCCAATGGAAACAACCAGAATACCAGCTTGGAGTCCAAAAaacag ACTACTGCTGCCAAGCAACCAGCTGGTGGCTCTTTGTCGTCTGTCCATGCCGGTCAGGGGGAGTCCGGCCATTTCTCAGACATGTCAAGTTATGACGGTCCTCCTTCTCCACTGTCTGCTGCCAGCTCTGGTACCCTGCGGGTGCAGACGGGCAGAGGGCCTGAGCGCTTAGAGAGTTGTGGGAGAcagctgcccctcctctcccaacaCTTCCTGCCCAGTGACCCTGGAAAGTGGAACGTAGAACATGTGTATGAGTTCATCTGCTCACTGCCAG GTTGCTTGGAGATTGCTGAAGAGTTCCGTTCTCAGGAAATCGATGGCCAAGCCTTATTGCTGCTGAAAGAGGACCACTTAATGGGGACCATGAACATCAAATTGGGACCAGCGCTCAAGATCTTCGCTCAAATCAGCATGCTCAGAGACTCGTAG